The Anaerolineales bacterium region CTACGATTTCTTGCATGTGACCTCGGTTTGACGTATTTTCCGCCCAGCGGGTATAATGTTCCCGCTTAAAAGGAGGCAGTTATTCATGGTAACGTATTTGGATTACGCGTTGATTATAATCTCGGTGTTGCTCATCGTGAGCGTCATCATGCAAAGCAAGGGCGCCGGCTTGGGCGGCTTGACCGGCGCGGACGCGGGAAGCGTTTTTACCGCGCGCCGCGGCATCGAGCGAACATTGTTCTGGATTACCATCATCTTGAGCGTCGTGTTCTTCGGTTTGGTCATCACATTGCTGATCATTTCATAAGTCGAGCGATTCGCTTCCGAAAGGGCCCGTTTGACCCGCGCGGGTAGGCGTGCGTGGCGCGAACGAGCCTTTCTTTTTGTATATGAAATCCCATCCGTAGATTTCACTGATTGCACAGATTTTATGATTTATCTGCGAGATCTGCATCATCTGCGGATCGGTTTTATCGAATCTTTATGAAACAATTACGCTGGCAGATTCTGGTTGTGCTCGTCACGTTGGTCATCGTGGCGGCGTTGCTGTTTACACAGCAATCACCGCAAGGCGTGGGCGGACCCATTCTCTCGCAACCGGAGCAGGGAGGCGTGTATACCGAAGCGCTCGTCGGTTCATTGGGACGATTGAATCCATTGCTCGATTGGAACAACTCCGCCGACCGCGACGTGGATCGTTTGTTGTT contains the following coding sequences:
- the secG gene encoding preprotein translocase subunit SecG, encoding MVTYLDYALIIISVLLIVSVIMQSKGAGLGGLTGADAGSVFTARRGIERTLFWITIILSVVFFGLVITLLIIS